A window of Macrotis lagotis isolate mMagLag1 chromosome X, bilby.v1.9.chrom.fasta, whole genome shotgun sequence contains these coding sequences:
- the RDH8 gene encoding retinol dehydrogenase 8, protein MARAEGSGGQPRIVLITGCSSGIGLHLAVKLAQDPQQRYHVIATMRDLGKKEKLEAAAGEALGRTLTVAQLDVCNEDSVSACLSNIEGGSLDVLVNNAGLGLVGPLEGLSMVDIRKVFETNFFGAVQLIKAVLPSMKQRRKGHIVVVSSVMGLQGVIFNDVYSASKFAMEGFCESLAVQLLQFNIFVSLVEPGPVNTDFEAKLMAQVSKNDFPGTDSDTLRYFLDVYLPASKEIFQTLGQSPEDVVQVIAQVIGSAQPSLRYQTNTLYTPLTALKYADPSGDLSVHTFYRLLFRCQPLFQFSLGCLRCLLGNCLRPKVTPM, encoded by the exons ATGGCAAGAGCTGAGGGCTCAGGAGGACAGCCCAGGATTGTCCTGATCACTGGCTGCTCTTCAGGAATTGGCTTACATCTGGCTGTAAAGTTGGCCCAGGACCCACAACAGAGATATCATG TGATTGCCACCATGAGGGACctgggaaagaaggagaaattgGAGGCTGCAGCTGGTGAGGCTCTGGGCCGAACATTGACTGTGGCACAACTGGATGTCTGCAATGAGGACTCTGTGTCTGCCTGCCTAAGCAACATTGAGGGCGGGTCTTTGGATGTGCTGG TGAACAATGCAGGTTTGGGACTTGTAGGGCCCCTGGAAGGCCTCAGTATGGTAGACATCAGGAAGGTCTTTGAAACCAACTTCTTTGGAGCAGTCCAACTGATCAAGGCTGTGTTACCCAGCATGAAGCAAAGACGTAAGGGCCACATTGTGGTGGTTAGCAGCGTCATGGGATTGCAGG GTGTTATATTCAATGATGTTTACTCAGCCTCCAAGTTTGCAATGGAAGGGTTCTGTGAGAGTCTGGCTGTGCAGCTTCTGCAGTTTAATATCTT TGTGTCCTTAGTGGAACCAGGGCCAGTGAACACAGATTTTGAGGCCAAGTTAATGGCACAAGTCTCCAAGAATGATTTTCCTGGCACTGACTCTGACACCTTGAGATACTTCCTTGATGTTTACCTCCCAGCATCAAAGGAGATTTTCCAGACCCTGGGCCAGAGTCCCGAGGATGTTGTCCAG gtcattgCCCAGGTGATTGGCTCAGCACAACCATCTCTTCGCTATCAGACCAATACCCTCTATACACCCCTGACTGCCCTGAAGTATGCTGACCCTTCTGGAGACCTTTCTGTTCACACCTTCTACCGCCTCCTCTTCCGCTGCCAACCCCTTTTCCAGTTTAGCCTTGGTTGTCTCCGCTGCCTCTTGGGGAACTGCCTCCGTCCCAAGGTTACACCCATGTGA